The Triticum aestivum cultivar Chinese Spring chromosome 4B, IWGSC CS RefSeq v2.1, whole genome shotgun sequence sequence GATCATCCAGTCCACCGCTCTTCCAGGCGGGCCCGGGGCCCACGGTGGCATCTGACCACTGACGATCCCCACCACCCAACGGTCACTTCACTCCTCCCCTCAATAAAAAAACACCTCGCCCAACGGCGTCCTCCCCGGAATCTAGCCGTTGCGCCTCCCCGTCTTAACTCCCTCCGCTTCCTCGCGCATTTCATTCCATTCCATACCATTCCATTCCATTCCCCCGAGAAGATCTTGCCCCGCTCCTCTCCGCTGCGCCGTCCCGAGATGGCAACCGTGGCCAGGTCCCCGTCGCCGGCCGCGGCCAGGCCCTGCCCCGCCATGCGGCGGAGCGCCGACTCCAACCCCTTCAAGCCCGCCGGTAATTTCCCTTGATTTCTGCTGGATTTATTCTCTCGTTGCGGCGGCACCCTCGATTCCCCCTTCTCGATTCGGTGGTTATGGCACGCCAGCTCTGACTGAATGCCCCGTCCCTCATCCGCAGATTGCCCCTCGCAGAGGAGCTCCAGCtccaagggcggcggcggcggctgcgggtgcCACCACGCCTCCTCGCCCTCGCCGCGGCGGAGgtcgctctcctcctccttcgGGGAGAAGGAGAACGAGCCGCGGGACCACGCGGCTCGGACCCCCAAGCCCGCGGCGCGCTCTGGCGGCCCCAAGAACTTCATGGCGCCCACCATCTCCGCCGCCTCCAAGGCCGCCTCGCCCAGGAACAGCACCAGCAAGGTGCTCGGGGAGCGCAACCACGACACGCCCCACCTCGCGCCCTTCTCCCCCGCCAACCTCGCGCACAAGCCCAAGCCCgacccgcgccgcctccgcctctcCTTCGACGCCCCTCCCGCTCCcgccggagacgacgacggcgcGGGGGTGGAGGATCCCGTGCGCGCGGAGCGCAGTCTGCGGCACTCGTTCGAGGCACCTCCCGCGCCCGCCGCATGGCACGGCCCGCTCGctggagacgacgacgacgacgcggggaTGGAGGATCCCGTTGGCGTGCGCGTGGGCGTGGGCCACCAGCTCGCGGCGGCCGATCCGGTGGACGCGGAGCCGTCCCGGGCGGCCCTGTACGACCCCAAGACCAACTACACTTCGCCGCGGCCGCGGTTCCTCCACTACAAGCCCAACCCGCGCGTCGACATCTACGGGCACAGCCGCGCTGGCGTCAGGCGCCTCGAGGACggcttcgcctccgcctccgcctccgcctccgagaGCAGCGACGAAACCGACGCCACTGCCACCACGGAGGACGACCTCACGGAGGAGGAGCAAGAGCAAGCACAGCAGAATCACCTGCCAGGGGAGCAGCCAGCTCTCGCCGCTCCATCTGAGGCCGCCGAGGCTCGCGTCCTGGCGCCAGAGCCCGCGCCgggttcgccgccgcctcctctgctGCTGTCATCATCGGCTCCAGCTGCGGTGACTCCCGAGCCGGCTCGCGTCTCTGCACCGGAGCCGAGGGCGACTCCTCCGCGAGCTCGTGCACTGACGCCGGAGCCGAAGCCTGGGATGCGAGCTCCAGCGAAGAAGAGGTCCTCGTTGAGGTTCCTGCTTCCCGTCGCTTTCGTTCTGTTCATGTCTGCTGCTTCCGTGTGCGTGCTGCTGCAACCAGATTCTCCGATCATGTCAAACACCGCCTTGTCGAGGGCGGCGTCCAGCTTTCTTTCAGTTCAAGAATCACACCCTGTGGAGTTGGCTGCTTGGCTCAAGCAATGGTCAAGCAGTTCCTGTTATcttctctggtcagtcaatttcaAATGTGATGTATGCGTGTAACTTACAGGTTGTGAGCTTGTTTTTGCAGAGGAACAAGGATGATGAGGCGATGACACCGGTCCGACGCTCCAGCAGGCTGCGGAGTGTCAAGTCACCCGAGGCCGAGTCTAGTTAGTTAGTGCTCTGACTAACTACCATTCAGGGCACCTAACTCGTCGTAGCTGCTGCTTGCCCAGTTCCACGCACCTTGTTAGACAGACACAGCTTTCTGCTGTCATTTTCTGCAAAATTGATTGGTAACTAGTAGTAGGATTTATGTTTGTGGTTTGAGATTGCTTAGATCTGCATAAGTGATTGTGGACAATTCCCTTGTATTGCTTCTCTGATTGAGATGAATATTCTTATCAAACTCTGCTGGTGTTGTGTTTCATACTGAGAGTTGATCCCAATACATTAGAACTATTTTTTAATGGTTGTGCTTCAAGTGTAATGCTGTGTGGACAAGGCATCATCTGTTGCTTTGTGACTTTGTTTAGCCCTTCTATATTCATATTACTCCCTCTGAGTATTAGTTTACCGAGGGAGTTTTCTTAATATGCCGAAAGTATGTAACCTTTTCACACGAAGGATGCGAGATTTTGAAGAATTCCTTCCTGTCATGAAACATACGAACAAAGTAAAATGTTAATCTAGACAAAACAGCTGATTTAGCGTTGTCAGGTGGGCACGTTTGTCACCTATCTCCATAGTAGTTTGGACTTGACATCAAAACTGTATGTGTGCATCTTGTATTTCTCGTTTGCAAAATACGCAATACTGTGATTTtcaagcatatactccctccgttcccaaatactttctagtcatttcaaatggactcaacatacggatgtatgtagacatattttaaagtgtagattcactcattttgcgccgtatgtagtcacttgttgaaatctctacaaagacaagtatttaggaacggagggagtagaatctcTCCTCTATTTGCCTCACTTTCAGAGGATTTTAACGCTTTCGAACTGTGCATCAGCAAAGTTTCTAACATGGGTAATAAAGAAATGACTATTGCATTGTTTGAAGCTTCTATAAGAACCAGGCAGCGAATCAATGAACCGGCGGTCTTATCGATAAAAACCCACGACAACCTTACCGGTTTGGTCACCGGTCCAATCTTTAAAATATACTCGATAGTACAATGGAAAGACAACAAGACACAAGACGACTGTCAAAAACTAAAATTGCATGGAAAGACAACAAGACACAACAAGACACAAGACAACAAGTCTGTAAGAGCTTGAAAAATACACCAAAATGCATTGAACCAACGGTAAGGGGGACGGACACATGCAAATGCCCTCCTCATATATCAGGCTTTGAAGACCGCAATAGCCACTCGTCGTTGAGGCATCACTCCACACGGCACATACTTGAAATCCTTCATAACCAGTCCAAAGGCTTGGAGAAACTGGGATATGCCACAAAACAACCATCACCATCACCGTCGTCACCTCGTCGTTGCCGCCGGAGAAACGAAAACGTAAGGGAAACAAGAATATACTTGACCTAAAAAAATGAAAGGTACGGGTCCCCACTCCTCTGGCAGCCGCCGAACAGCCGGGCAGGAAAGAGATTCCAAAGCCCCCTGCTTGCAAATTGTCGAGATTCACATACTTCGTTGCATGTTGGTAGCACTTGTTTAAAAATGATTGTACACGAAATGGTGTATCACCTACAAACAACATGTCGACTATGAAATGATAGAGCGTCCAACCCCTGATGTCTGAACCTTTTTTTTATCGCACACCAATCTTTTACTCCCTCcgaatgctcttatattatgggaaggagggagtattttttttttACAATCATTATCACGCACCAATCACTAGCAAAAGAAGTGATAAAAAAGAACTCATGAAAAAAGGACAATTTGCTTTGGGAAAAGCGGGTAGCAATCAGAGGCGGGAAAAAAAACTCAAACGGCCGGCCGTCCCCACATGCCAGGGACAGCCCGCCCAATCCGTCTTCCACTTGCCAGGTgggagtgggacccacctgtcattggcgCCACCACCCTGCGCAGAGCCACACTATACTTCGTCGCAGGAAGGAGTCCGCCCCTCGCATCGTCCgcccaccaccatcgccgccgccgccgcctcggaaaCCCTAGGCCCGatggccacctccgccgccgccagctcGTTCCCCTCCTACCTCTCCCCGCCCCCCGCCTCCCGCCGCAGCGGGGCCCGTCcggccctggcggcggcggcggcggagggggtgATGGACGTGGTGTCGGAGGCGGAGCTGAGGGAGAAGGGGTTCATGGGCATGCGGAAGACGAAGCTCGTGTGCACGGTGGGCCCGGCGTGCGTGGACGCGCTGCCGGCGCTGGCGCGCGGCGGGATGGGCGTGGCGCGGGTCAACCTCTGCCACGGCGGCCGCGACTGGCACCGCGCCGCCATGCGCGAGGTGCGGAGGCTCAACGACGAGGAGGGCTTCTGCGTCTCCCTCATGGTCGACACCGAGGGCTCCCAGCTCCTCGTCGCCGACCACGGCGGCGCCGCCTCCGTCAAGGCCGAGGTATGCCGTGCCGGGCATGCTGTTTTCTGCAGCTGCGTCAGTCAGATTCAGGCGCTACGCATGGGTGTGCTCGTGCCGTGGTTTTTACTTTGTTGTGCTGTGTTTGACTTTTGCGCTGCTGTGGAGTAATCTGATCAGGGATCGTGCAGTGACCAGAAGTAAAAAATTATACTCGATCTAGGAGAAGGTCATATTAATCTCTAGTCTTGTCTGGGGAATTGGGACTCAGTTTTAGACAGCACCACTAAGCTACTGACAATATTCTGCGACAGCATCACTAGATTCTCGAAATTTGATTatggtactccctccggtcctttttactctgcatattaggtttgaccgaagtcaatctcattcaactttgaccaagtttatacaaaaaattatagacattcacataacaacaccaatatcattagattcatcttagaatatattttcatattatatttattacatattatagatgctaataatttctaatataaatttggtcaaacttagcaaagtttgactttcagcaaatccaatgtgcagagtaaaaaggaccggagggagtaataAGGAAGTTTGTTTCGCTCACTAAGTGGTAACTGCACATGATGACTAATAAGAGAAACAAACTGTAATGAGATTTTTTTTTGGAGAAAGTCATATTAATCTCTAGTTTTGTCTGGGGAATTGGGACTCAGTTTGGTAGATAGCATCACTAAGCCACCGACAATATTCTGCGACAACATCACCAGATTCTTGAAATGTGATTATGGTAATAAGGAAGTTTGTTTCGCTCACTAAGTGGTAAGTGCACATGATGACTAATAAGAGAAACAAACTGTAATGAGTTCCATAAGAAACTGTACCGAGAAACAAATTTGCATCCATCAGATTCGGGCGCTACATATGGGTGTGCTGGTTTCGTGGTTTGTACTGTGTTTGACTTTCTGCTGTGGGGTAGTCTGATCACAGATCATGCAGTAACCAGAACTCCAGAAGTAAAAGGTTCTACTCGATCTACGAGAAATCGGGGCTCAGTTTGGTAGACAATATCGCTAAGCCACAGACAATATTCTGCGATAACCGAGCCGTAATTTTCTTTTTGTGTAACAACAACTCATTGTGTCGCCAAACACATTGGCAGTAACTATCATGTTGTGAAAATAGAGTCCAAGATCAAACAATTGATATTCAGTATACAGGCACTATGTCTATGCTTGCTGATCTTCTCACTAAAGGCTACCAGCATGTCTCTTTTGAACACATATTGCTGGCATGTGCCTAGTGGGAATCCTATAATTATTGGTCATTGGACAGTCATGATAACGAGATTCTCAAAATTCGATTATGGAAATAAGAAAGTTTGTTTCCCTCATCAATTGCACAGGATGACTAATAATAAAAGAAACAAACTGTAATGAGGGCCATAAGAAGGTAGTATGGCTATACAGTATACACACATAAAACCCCTAAATACCATAAGGTAGTTCGGCCATAATCTACTCACATCAATATGAATTAACCTGAGTTTGGCGAAGCCATCTTTCTAGTCAATGTAGTAGAAGAAGATGAGCCGATCACGAACCTGGTGAGTTTGCTGACAGTGTGGCTATTTCAAGTCAATGGAAAGCACTCTCCAGATTGGTTTGGAGTGATGCAAGATTGGGAGCACTTGTAACCTTGATTAATTTTGTGGTTTCAAGTCCAGGGCCACCTATTCCATGCtcattaattaattagttaatcccCAATGACATTTTTAATCTCACAATTACTTATGCTACCTTTTAGGTCATAGTTAACTTAGTCATTTGATTAAATTATCATCTAACAGTGGGATCCCGACATCCCGTGCCACTGTGACAATATGTGATTTGATTAGATTGACAGCATTTTGTTAGGATGATCATTAGTTGGGTGCTAGCCTTCAAAATAATTAATTGGGTGTTTCTGGGTGAAGAGATCCTTTTTGTGGTTGGTTACCTTTGCTGGCTGTTGTACACACATATGCTTAATATATGTTTCGCTTATTTAATGTATAACTTGATTAGTTTATAGAACTTTATGATTTGATAGTGGCCCCTCTCCTTTTATGATAAACAAAAATAGTAGTCGTTTCGGTGCCTGCATGTTATCGGGAAACAGGAGTATCAATCAGTTTTGCTAGTCATACATTGAACAGCACACTATTTTCATGCTAGCTTAGATTGAGTGGGTGTTTTACTATAAGTTGGACTGTTTGATTCTGAGCTCCTGGTGAAAAAAAGTGAATTGTACAGTTGTCCTGGATGACAGGCCAGTCTGAGGGTTTGACATCACCTGTGATCTATAATTATATTTATACTTAAATTTTCAGTAGAAGGTACAATTGTATTATTTCCCAAAGCATCGATCTGCATTGTAAGAAAGAAAGAGAACGTTGTGTTTTCTCAACATATGTTTTAGTCCTCAATGCCTTGTCTTTCAGTGAAGATGGAAATCCTGATATCTTTTCTTTCTTTGATGGTGCCGCAGGATTGCTCTGAATGGTTATTTACCAGTAAAAAAACCGATAAAGTTTGCCCATTCACAATGCACGTGAACTTTGATAAGTTTTCTGAAGGTCTGAAGATGAACATAAGTTGGTTGTTGGTTGTCCATAATATGAATTTTAAGAACAGCTTATTCACAATATAGTTGCTGCACTTTACAGGCATTCTAGTTGGTGATGAGCTTGTCATAGATGGTGGAATGGCAACATTTGAAGTTACAGAGAAGATCGGAAGTGATCTGCGCTGTAAGTGCACAGACCCAGGTTTGCTTCTTCCTCGAGCCAAGTTGTCATTCTGGAGGGACGGAAAATTAGTTGAAAGGAACTTTGGGCTTCCTACATTATCCACAAAGGTTAACTTATAATGCAACACTTATTATTCTTGTAGCTCTTGTATTTCATTTTTGATAGTTTCATTTTAATTTTCTCACTCATTAAGAACAAACCATATGTTTGGTCATTATCAGTTTGATATCTAGCATGACAATTTTTTTGGCTAATATTCTTAAATTTTTATTCTTACATTACTTACTGAAACTAGTATCTTCTTGCTTGCTAACTGCCTATATTGTATTGTAGGATTGGGCTGACATTGAATTTGGCATAACTGAGGGAGTTGATTGTATTGCTCTTTCATTTGTAAAGGATGCTAATGACATTAAGTCCCTGAAAACGTACCTCTCCAGAAGATCATTAGAGTGAGCAGAACTGCAATTCTTAAAGGACCTAAATATAAGTTGGTGATACACATATTTGTTCCACAGAGGCGTCTGTAGTGTAAAAGTTGCTTAGAATGTCTAGGATTGTCCAAGTTAGAACTTCGATCACAGAAATTACCAGCAGCAGGATTCTGACTTCTGAGCCTCTGACTGCTGTTGTACAGCTTCCAATAAGTGCAGGATTCTTTTGTAGTTTAGAGCATGCTATTTGCTATATCTAACTTGGAAAATGTGAAATGGCGTAGCAATAGAAATTGACGCCATTGTTTGACGATAGAGCATATAAAGTGGGAGTCTGTTATTTATCCAACTAAAATGGCACTTTAGGACTTGTGCCTGTGATACTGATATACGTCAAAACTTAGCAACTGGCACAGTTCAATCCATTAAAAGATGGCATACATATTCTTTAGGACTTAAGAGTTATATTACTGTTCATTTTGTTGGGTATCTGCTATTGTAATGCAATCTACTTGTATAACAGACACATTAAGATATTTGCAAAGATCGAGAGCCTGGAATCTCTCAAGAACCTGAAAGACATTGTAGAGGCATCAGATGGAGTCATGGTTGCGCGTGGTGATCTTGGAGTTCAGGTTCCTCTAGAACAAATCCCAGCCATCCAAGAGGCGATTGTTGAATTATGTCGAAACCTGAACAAGCCTGTGATAGTTGCTTCTCAGCTTCTGGAATCAATGGTTGAATACCCAACGCCTACTCGTGCAGAGGTAACCTGAACTAATTTTTATGAAATTTTGCTTCTCAAGACCTAATTACTTTAGCCTTTTATTCTCGCATTCACTTGACGAACTCTCGTTGCCTGTATTAAGGTGGCAGATGTTTCTGAAGCAGTGCGGCAGTACGCAGACGCTATAATGCTGTCAGCTGAGTCTGCTATAGGTGCATTTCCCGAGAAAGCTCTATCCGTCCTACGTGCTGCTAGTGAGCGGATGGAATCATGGAGCCGCGAGGAGAACATGCAAAGTCTTCTTCCGCAATATCAGCTTGCAATCGCTCTGCCCGACCGGATTTCGGAGCAGATTTGCACCAGCGCTGTGGAAATGGGTATCTTGTTTTCTTGTGTAAATAGACTCCATCATATCCAATCTCTATTGTTCCATCGAAATTCACTTGTTGTGTTATACTCCATGCAGCAAACAACCTTGCCGTGGACGCCATCTTCGTCTACACAAAGCATGGCCACATGGCGTCGCTCCTGTCACGCAACCGGCCCAACCCTCCCATCTTTGCGTTCACCGATGACTCCAACACAAGAAAGAGCATGAACCTTTACTGGGGTGTGATCCCGCTCCAGCTCCCGCTGTCGAACAGCATGGACGACAACTTCAAGCAGACCATCAAGCTCCTGAAGTCCAAGGGCTCGGTGAAACCTGGGGACTCCGTCTTGGTCGTTGCCGACTCGGATCTGAACCAACCTTGTGCTGCTGCCACATCATCAGTGTACCAATCCATTCAGGTCCGCTTGGTGGACTAGGCTAGGCATGATTGAACTCGGATAGCTGTCACTATACCGAGGTTTTACGGCAAATGTGCTATATAGAGTGAAGAACAGTTTGTGTATTTGTGCATGCATTACGTGTTTTCGCTGTCCAGTGTGTGAGATATATGATCATGTTGATCTCCGTGAGAACGGTTACTGCCTTACACTTGTGTTTGTGACAATTGCTGATCCCTTGTGGatgctttttttctttttctttttgaaggTAGAAGTATTGTTTGATCTCCGTACTGTCTCAGATGGTCCAGTTAAGCACAAATTCTTGCCGTGTTAGTGCTAGAGTTCTATCAGATGAATTTCAGTACTAAATTACTGTGAGCAAATACTAATAATTATGAATTAAGAGCCTTCTTTTGGATATTCTAAGACCTGTCTGCCACTCGTACCTCCTACATAAACAATTGAAAAAGCTAGGATACGCACTTCGTTTTTGTTGCTCGTTCCAAAATATAAGATGTTAAGCGTGCACTCAAACTTTCCCATCATCGAGCACTACCTAACGAAGGACTAGAAGAGCACCAAAGGGCAGAACAAAACAAAAACGGTGAATTCATAATAGTGTCACGAAGCTTTCATAGCTCAGTTGGTTAGAGCACCCGTTTAGTGAGCGGGAGGTCTTGAgttcaactctcaatgaaagcaaatTTATTTCTTTTTTGCTCTTTTTGGATGACCATAACAAATTTTCTGCCCGGttgagctctcaatgaaagcaaatCGAAGTGATTTTGCATTTTCCACCGGTATAAACATTTCAGCCCAAATGTTTCTTGTGTTTCCAAGTACCAAAGAAGATTTTTTTGCTGAGCACAACTATTTTTTTTCTTATATGCTTCGTGTTTTTCCACGCATACCAGAACATTTCACCCCAAAGTTTCTTTCATTTTCCAAGTACCAAAGCAAATTATTTTGTTTTTTCCCTACATACTTCATGTTTTTTCACGCTTAATGTCTCTTGTTTGCTTCCGTATGGCATAAGGGCATGTCCAATGCTGACCCGCAAATGGACACGACAAATGTGTGTTTTTATGTCCAGACGTGGTCCGTAAACATGATGCGGGAGGTGCGCCATGCAATGTTATTCACAAATTAATCCGGTTGGAATGAGAGAAAGTATGTGGGGACCATGCATGTGGTGGAGTATTGTGCGGTCGTGTCCGGtaaggaggagagagagaagagggggaccatGCATGTGGTGGGATATCGTGTGGTGGTGTCCAGTtgggagaagagagagaagaggGAGACCCTGCATGTGGTAGGATATTGTGCATGTCCGGACTCCCGTATAGCTCCCCCTCACTTTGACTCCGATTTACCAAAAAAACAACGTTCGGAGCGCAAATAGGGGTCCATGTTCGAtgccaaaaattaataaaagtgatCCGGACAACATACATCGGAGCTTTGCAGGTCTCCTTTGAAGATGCCCTAACATGAGTGATTTCTCTTGTGAGAACACCCATAGAGATGCACAATGCCCAATACTAGCCCCCCTCGAAATATTGTTACTTTTCCAAAAATGAATAtgtatttttttgtgaaatacccATATCTATAATAAACATCCATCAAAAAGTACAAAACACcctaaacataataaaaaaatcatGTCAAGGTCTTTGGACCACCGAACGACGAGTACCGTCGTCATAACGAGCCGCTCATGCGTCACTGTTACCGTTCTCATACTAGAGTCGGCCAGACCTTGTCAATGACAGTAGGGACCTCTTCGTGCACGTGACCCTAAGACCAACGTTCTCATACCAGAGTCGGCCAGATTTGTGAATGTAAaaaaaaatatccaaaaagaacTGTCAGAAATAAAAAAATAATCCAAATAGAGCCTAATTAATCTCTTCAAACAGGCCGGTTGAGCCAAACCTGTTCAATCCTGCATATGCAAACTAGTAATGGCCTTGTTTGGGTGTTGGAAGGAACTGTTTGCTGTTTGGACTTATTACTTGAATTCTCATCATCATTCCATGGAAGACCATTTAACCAATGCTGTCTTCCTAATGTTTCTTATTTAATCTTCCTAATATAGATAGTAGATGATGTTGATGAAAGCAGACAATGCTttcatttctcaaaaaaaaaaaaaaaaaaactgtgttgtgggttGACCATATCTGAATTTGTGTTCGCTGCCACAT is a genomic window containing:
- the LOC123090630 gene encoding serine/arginine repetitive matrix protein 1 isoform X2, with amino-acid sequence MATVARSPSPAAARPCPAMRRSADSNPFKPADCPSQRSSSSKGGGGGCGCHHASSPSPRRRSLSSSFGEKENEPRDHAARTPKPAARSGGPKNFMAPTISAASKAASPRNSTSKVLGERNHDTPHLAPFSPANLAHKPKPDPRRLRLSFDAPPAPAGDDDGAGVEDPVRAERSLRHSFEAPPAPAAWHGPLAGDDDDDAGMEDPVGVRVGVGHQLAAADPVDAEPSRAALYDPKTNYTSPRPRFLHYKPNPRVDIYGHSRAGVRRLEDGFASASASASESSDETDATATTEDDLTEEEQEQAQQNHLPGEQPALAAPSEAAEARVLAPEPAPGSPPPPLLLSSSAPAAVTPEPARVSAPEPRATPPRARALTPEPKPGMRAPAKKRSSLRFLLPVAFVLFMSAASVCVLLQPDSPIMSNTALSRAASSFLSVQESHPVELAAWLKQ
- the LOC123090630 gene encoding serine/arginine repetitive matrix protein 1 isoform X1; amino-acid sequence: MATVARSPSPAAARPCPAMRRSADSNPFKPADCPSQRSSSSKGGGGGCGCHHASSPSPRRRSLSSSFGEKENEPRDHAARTPKPAARSGGPKNFMAPTISAASKAASPRNSTSKVLGERNHDTPHLAPFSPANLAHKPKPDPRRLRLSFDAPPAPAGDDDGAGVEDPVRAERSLRHSFEAPPAPAAWHGPLAGDDDDDAGMEDPVGVRVGVGHQLAAADPVDAEPSRAALYDPKTNYTSPRPRFLHYKPNPRVDIYGHSRAGVRRLEDGFASASASASESSDETDATATTEDDLTEEEQEQAQQNHLPGEQPALAAPSEAAEARVLAPEPAPGSPPPPLLLSSSAPAAVTPEPARVSAPEPRATPPRARALTPEPKPGMRAPAKKRSSLRFLLPVAFVLFMSAASVCVLLQPDSPIMSNTALSRAASSFLSVQESHPVELAAWLKQWSSSSCYLLWSVNFKCDVCV
- the LOC123090631 gene encoding plastidial pyruvate kinase 1, chloroplastic, encoding MATSAAASSFPSYLSPPPASRRSGARPALAAAAAEGVMDVVSEAELREKGFMGMRKTKLVCTVGPACVDALPALARGGMGVARVNLCHGGRDWHRAAMREVRRLNDEEGFCVSLMVDTEGSQLLVADHGGAASVKAEDCSEWLFTSKKTDKVCPFTMHVNFDKFSEGILVGDELVIDGGMATFEVTEKIGSDLRCKCTDPGLLLPRAKLSFWRDGKLVERNFGLPTLSTKDWADIEFGITEGVDCIALSFVKDANDIKSLKTYLSRRSLEHIKIFAKIESLESLKNLKDIVEASDGVMVARGDLGVQVPLEQIPAIQEAIVELCRNLNKPVIVASQLLESMVEYPTPTRAEVADVSEAVRQYADAIMLSAESAIGAFPEKALSVLRAASERMESWSREENMQSLLPQYQLAIALPDRISEQICTSAVEMANNLAVDAIFVYTKHGHMASLLSRNRPNPPIFAFTDDSNTRKSMNLYWGVIPLQLPLSNSMDDNFKQTIKLLKSKGSVKPGDSVLVVADSDLNQPCAAATSSVYQSIQVRLVD